CCTTGGGGGGGGGGGATTAGGTGCGAAACTGAGAGCaggctaaaaattttttcattggataactaattttattttatttgcctATTGTTACTAAAGATGTTATAAGGTTATATTTTGGCAAAAAGCTAACTGAcgattaatttgacatttaaggAATCTATCTGAACAATTGTCACATTTCTAAATCAAtatctaaaatgaaaaatgtatacCTCTAATCCGGAATCGAATAATATTAAcgtatttcaacaagtaactcaatcaattatttattttcacttgttttatattaatatcagAAATTTTACAGCATTATTCAGACATATTTCTCAAATGTTAATGTAAGAGATATGAAAAGATTGTCAGGTCATCACCAACACCCTGAGTTAAAAGAAGAGCGCTGATTTTGAAACGCAAAGATCATGGGTTAAATTATCATCTAAATTTGGGTACATATTTCTCTATAGGTGCCAGGTATAGAGCATTACCaggtttaatttttatgatggaatatatattattagtgATTTGTTAGTAAGGGATAAAGAAACTAATCTAAGGGATAAAGAAACTAaggttcaaattttaaaaatttatttttgaaatcccaattgaaatacaaatatataaaaaataataacaatcctatttagaaatgtaaatagaaatataaacagtaaagcaatttttaatcaaaagaaattaaaattatttagcaccgtttaaaaatttaatctacttCTTCAATAGTTGGACCGCCATACCCAGGCATTCCCCCTACATCACCCATACCTCCAAAACCAGGCATTCCTCCGGCATTACCCATATTTTCATACCCAGGCATTCCCCCTGCATTACCCATATTTCCATAACCCGGCATTCCGCCTGGACCATTTTGTTGACCGCCTGCACTACCATTATGAAGTTTCATCATCACAGGACTACACGCCTTAGTCAATTCTTTTAGACGATATTCGTATTCTTCCTTATCTGCTAATGTATTATTATCCATCCAATTTAACGCAGAAGTACATTCAgaaaaaactttcgatttttcttcggatgttaatttatttccagCATCTTCAGTAGCTTGTTTCAcgttaaaaatataactttcaaGTTGATTACGAGCTTTGACTTTTTCTTTTTGCTGTTCATCttcttctttatatttttcagCGTCAGCTAACATTCGGTCAATATCTTTTTGGGATAAACGACCTTTGTCGTTTcgtatagtaatattttttgactTGCCACTGCTATTATCTGTAGCTGTTACATTCAATATACCATTTGCATCTAAATCAAAAGTAACTTCAATTTTAGGAACACCGCGTGGTGCTGGTGGAATTCCTGTTAGATCGAAAGTTCCTAACAAGTTGTTATCTTTGGTCATAGCTCGTTCTCCTTCAAACACTTGAATGGTGACAGCTGGCTGATTATCAGAATATGTTGTAAATGTTTGAGTCATTTTACAGGGAATACGTGCatttctttcaataatttttgacatAACCCCTCCAGCAGTTTCTATACCTAATGACAGCGGAGCTACATCAACTAAAAGTACGTCCTGAATAGTTGAACTAGTGTCTCCACTTAATATAGCAGCTTGAACTGTAGCACCATAAGCAACAGCTTCATCTGGATTGATAGACAAATTCAATGTTTTCCCACAAAAGAAGTTTTGTAACAAGGACTGAATCTTTGGTATTCGAGTGGATCCTCCAACCAAAACTACATCATGAATTGAACTTTTATCCAATTTAGCATCGGTTAAAGCTTTTTCCACAGGTTGCAATGTACTACGGAAAAGATCCGAACACATTTCTTCAAATCGTGCTCGGGAAACTTTGGTATAGAAATCAATACCATCGAATATAGCATCTATTTCAATACACGCTTCTGTACTTGAAGAAAGTGTACGCTTAGCTCGTTCAGCAGCTGTTCGTAAACGACGGATTGCACGTGGGTTATTGCGAATATCCTTATgatattttcgtttaaattcTTCAACAAAATGATTTACCAAACGATTATCAAAATCTTCTCCCCCCAGATGCGTATCCCCTGCAGTTGACTTTACTTCAAATAAAGAGCCCTCATCAATTGTTAAAATAGAAACATCGAATGTACCGCCAcctaaatcaaaaatcaaaacatttcGTTCGCCTTTCAAATTCTTATCTAACCCATAAGCTAAGGCAGCGGCTGTTGGTTCATTAATAATTCGAAGAACATTAATTCCAGCAATTGATCCAGCATCTTTGGTGGCTTGACGTtgagaatcattaaaataagcTGGAACAGTAATTACAGCATCTTTAATTGTAGTTCCTAAATAAGCTTCAgcaatttctttcattttaactAGAACCATAGAACTTATTTCTTCCGGAGCGAAATTTTTCGTTTCACCTTTATACTGAACCTGAATTTTTGGTTTTCCACAATCGTTAATAACCTTAAATGGCCAATGTTTCATGTCTTGTTGGATTTTTGGATCATCATATTTACGACCAATTAAACGTTTTGCATCGAACACAGTGTTTTCAGGATTTAACGATACTTGACCTTTAGCGGCATCTCCAATCAATCGTTCTGTATCAGTAAATGCGACATAACTTGGAGTAGTTCGATTTCCTTGATCATTTGCAATTATTTCCACTTTTCCATGTTGCCAACGCCCCACACATGAATACGTTGTTCCTAAATCAATTCCAATCGCAGGAGCCATTGTTGAAAACTAATAACAatgcaataatattattgtagatatagtctcaataaatataataatatatttgcagTGAAAATCtgtttagtgtatagtttgacTGACAATGTGTGCTGTATTGTTGCAGTATGAATGCACTGAATGCAAACCAATGTGCTCTGAGGGCATTGTTCCACTGCGCACCATTTATATAGTTGTACATAAATAGTCCAGCATATACGAGAGTATTCTCGATTGTACTAGAATGTTCGATGCGTTGAACGAACTATCACATAATATGTGAATCACACATTTATTGTGCTACTtacttgttttatcaaaatattattacaatatacatacaattGGCTGCCATACAATTGTgtcaacataatttatttatttttgtcaaattaaattttcttaaaagtaaTTCTAGAACTTTCTAGATGGGATCATTCTcagttttttaatcaaagagGGGAGGCTTAAAACAATGAGTAAAAATTTCACGAAAACAGTCCTACTAAAACTTTCCGTTAAGAGTACTTCTTAACGGAAAGTATTTAGTAGGAATAAGCTCCGCTAAGGAATGGTTCAAAAACATTGCGGAACATTCTagtaaagtttgaaattttatagaataaactTTAACTTTCTAGGGTGTGGATGATACGGAAACACCAAAAAGGCGTTTAAAAATACGGTTGGATATCTTGTTTTTTGGGAAAAAGTTATTCCTGTTAAAAAGTTCTGCTTGGCCTAAAATGGCAAAGTCAAATATTCACGTATCAATTTTGATATCTGAATATAAATTCAGATATcagatatcaataaaaaatgtaaattttgcttAGAAGTAAAGaatctttatttttacaatatcgtcaatatacatatatagggtTTTTGGGACCCGTA
This genomic interval from Chrysoperla carnea chromosome 1, inChrCarn1.1, whole genome shotgun sequence contains the following:
- the LOC123304976 gene encoding heat shock protein 68-like isoform X2; the encoded protein is MAPAIGIDLGTTYSCVGRWQHGKVEIIANDQGNRTTPSYVAFTDTERLIGDAAKGQVSLNPENTVFDAKRLIGRKYDDPKIQQDMKHWPFKVINDCGKPKIQVQYKGETKNFAPEEISSMVLVKMKEIAEAYLGTTIKDAVITVPAYFNDSQRQATKDAGSIAGINVLRIINEPTAAALAYGLDKNLKGERNVLIFDLGGGTFDVSILTIDEGSLFEVKSTAGDTHLGGEDFDNRLVNHFVEEFKRKYHKDIRNNPRAIRRLRTAAERAKRTLSSSTEACIEIDAIFDGIDFYTKVSRARFEEMCSDLFRSTLQPVEKALTDAKLDKSSIHDVVLVGGSTRIPKIQSLLQNFFCGKTLNLSINPDEAVAYGATVQAAILSGDTSSTIQDVLLVDVAPLSLGIETAGGVMSKIIERNARIPCKMTQTFTTYSDNQPAVTIQVFEGERAMTKDNNLLGTFDLTGIPPAPRGVPKIEVTFDLDANGILNVTATDNSSGKSKNITIRNDKGRLSQKDIDRMLADAEKYKEEDEQQKEKVKARNQLESYIFNVKQATEDAGNKLTSEEKSKVFSECTSALNWMDNNTLADKEEYEYRLKELTKACSPVMMKLHNGGMPGYGNMGNAGGMPGYENMGNAGGMPGFGGMGDVGGMPGYGGPTIEEVD
- the LOC123304976 gene encoding heat shock protein 68-like isoform X6, whose protein sequence is MAPAIGIDLGTTYSCVGRWQHGKVEIIANDQGNRTTPSYVAFTDTERLIGDAAKGQVSLNPENTVFDAKRLIGRKYDDPKIQQDMKHWPFKVINDCGKPKIQVQYKGETKNFAPEEISSMVLVKMKEIAEAYLGTTIKDAVITVPAYFNDSQRQATKDAGSIAGINVLRIINEPTAAALAYGLDKNLKGERNVLIFDLGGGTFDVSILTIDEGSLFEVKSTAGDTHLGGEDFDNRLVNHFVEEFKRKYHKDIRNNPRAIRRLRTAAERAKRTLSSSTEACIEIDAIFDGIDFYTKVSRARFEEMCSDLFRSTLQPVEKALTDAKLDKSSIHDVVLVGGSTRIPKIQSLLQNFFCGKTLNLSINPDEAVAYGATVQAAILSGDTSSTIQDVLLVDVAPLSLGIETAGGVMSKIIERNARIPCKMTQTFTTYSDNQPAVTIQVFEGERAMTKDNNLLGTFDLTGIPPAPRGVPKIEVTFDLDANGILNVTATDNSSGKSKNITIRNDKGRLSQKDIDRMLADAEKYKEEDEQQKEKVKARNQLESYIFNVKQATEDAGNKLTSEEKSKVFSECTSALNWMDNNTLADKEEYEYRLKELTKACSPVMMKLHNGGMPGYGGPTIEEVD
- the LOC123304976 gene encoding heat shock protein 68-like isoform X5 translates to MAPAIGIDLGTTYSCVGRWQHGKVEIIANDQGNRTTPSYVAFTDTERLIGDAAKGQVSLNPENTVFDAKRLIGRKYDDPKIQQDMKHWPFKVINDCGKPKIQVQYKGETKNFAPEEISSMVLVKMKEIAEAYLGTTIKDAVITVPAYFNDSQRQATKDAGSIAGINVLRIINEPTAAALAYGLDKNLKGERNVLIFDLGGGTFDVSILTIDEGSLFEVKSTAGDTHLGGEDFDNRLVNHFVEEFKRKYHKDIRNNPRAIRRLRTAAERAKRTLSSSTEACIEIDAIFDGIDFYTKVSRARFEEMCSDLFRSTLQPVEKALTDAKLDKSSIHDVVLVGGSTRIPKIQSLLQNFFCGKTLNLSINPDEAVAYGATVQAAILSGDTSSTIQDVLLVDVAPLSLGIETAGGVMSKIIERNARIPCKMTQTFTTYSDNQPAVTIQVFEGERAMTKDNNLLGTFDLTGIPPAPRGVPKIEVTFDLDANGILNVTATDNSSGKSKNITIRNDKGRLSQKDIDRMLADAEKYKEEDEQQKEKVKARNQLESYIFNVKQATEDAGNKLTSEEKSKVFSECTSALNWMDNNTLADKEEYEYRLKELTKACSPVMMKLHNGSAGGQQNGPGGMPGGMPGYGGPTIEEVD
- the LOC123304976 gene encoding heat shock protein 68-like isoform X4, which encodes MAPAIGIDLGTTYSCVGRWQHGKVEIIANDQGNRTTPSYVAFTDTERLIGDAAKGQVSLNPENTVFDAKRLIGRKYDDPKIQQDMKHWPFKVINDCGKPKIQVQYKGETKNFAPEEISSMVLVKMKEIAEAYLGTTIKDAVITVPAYFNDSQRQATKDAGSIAGINVLRIINEPTAAALAYGLDKNLKGERNVLIFDLGGGTFDVSILTIDEGSLFEVKSTAGDTHLGGEDFDNRLVNHFVEEFKRKYHKDIRNNPRAIRRLRTAAERAKRTLSSSTEACIEIDAIFDGIDFYTKVSRARFEEMCSDLFRSTLQPVEKALTDAKLDKSSIHDVVLVGGSTRIPKIQSLLQNFFCGKTLNLSINPDEAVAYGATVQAAILSGDTSSTIQDVLLVDVAPLSLGIETAGGVMSKIIERNARIPCKMTQTFTTYSDNQPAVTIQVFEGERAMTKDNNLLGTFDLTGIPPAPRGVPKIEVTFDLDANGILNVTATDNSSGKSKNITIRNDKGRLSQKDIDRMLADAEKYKEEDEQQKEKVKARNQLESYIFNVKQATEDAGNKLTSEEKSKVFSECTSALNWMDNNTLADKEEYEYRLKELTKACSPVMMKLHNGSAGGQQNGPGGMPGMGDVGGMPGYGGPTIEEVD
- the LOC123304976 gene encoding heat shock protein 68-like isoform X1; its protein translation is MAPAIGIDLGTTYSCVGRWQHGKVEIIANDQGNRTTPSYVAFTDTERLIGDAAKGQVSLNPENTVFDAKRLIGRKYDDPKIQQDMKHWPFKVINDCGKPKIQVQYKGETKNFAPEEISSMVLVKMKEIAEAYLGTTIKDAVITVPAYFNDSQRQATKDAGSIAGINVLRIINEPTAAALAYGLDKNLKGERNVLIFDLGGGTFDVSILTIDEGSLFEVKSTAGDTHLGGEDFDNRLVNHFVEEFKRKYHKDIRNNPRAIRRLRTAAERAKRTLSSSTEACIEIDAIFDGIDFYTKVSRARFEEMCSDLFRSTLQPVEKALTDAKLDKSSIHDVVLVGGSTRIPKIQSLLQNFFCGKTLNLSINPDEAVAYGATVQAAILSGDTSSTIQDVLLVDVAPLSLGIETAGGVMSKIIERNARIPCKMTQTFTTYSDNQPAVTIQVFEGERAMTKDNNLLGTFDLTGIPPAPRGVPKIEVTFDLDANGILNVTATDNSSGKSKNITIRNDKGRLSQKDIDRMLADAEKYKEEDEQQKEKVKARNQLESYIFNVKQATEDAGNKLTSEEKSKVFSECTSALNWMDNNTLADKEEYEYRLKELTKACSPVMMKLHNGSAGGQQNGPGGMPGYGNMGNAGGMPGYENMGNAGGMPGFGGMGDVGGMPGYGGPTIEEVD
- the LOC123304976 gene encoding heat shock protein 68-like isoform X3: MAPAIGIDLGTTYSCVGRWQHGKVEIIANDQGNRTTPSYVAFTDTERLIGDAAKGQVSLNPENTVFDAKRLIGRKYDDPKIQQDMKHWPFKVINDCGKPKIQVQYKGETKNFAPEEISSMVLVKMKEIAEAYLGTTIKDAVITVPAYFNDSQRQATKDAGSIAGINVLRIINEPTAAALAYGLDKNLKGERNVLIFDLGGGTFDVSILTIDEGSLFEVKSTAGDTHLGGEDFDNRLVNHFVEEFKRKYHKDIRNNPRAIRRLRTAAERAKRTLSSSTEACIEIDAIFDGIDFYTKVSRARFEEMCSDLFRSTLQPVEKALTDAKLDKSSIHDVVLVGGSTRIPKIQSLLQNFFCGKTLNLSINPDEAVAYGATVQAAILSGDTSSTIQDVLLVDVAPLSLGIETAGGVMSKIIERNARIPCKMTQTFTTYSDNQPAVTIQVFEGERAMTKDNNLLGTFDLTGIPPAPRGVPKIEVTFDLDANGILNVTATDNSSGKSKNITIRNDKGRLSQKDIDRMLADAEKYKEEDEQQKEKVKARNQLESYIFNVKQATEDAGNKLTSEEKSKVFSECTSALNWMDNNTLADKEEYEYRLKELTKACSPVMMKLHNGSAGGQQNGPGGMPGMPGFGGMGDVGGMPGYGGPTIEEVD